From Erigeron canadensis isolate Cc75 chromosome 8, C_canadensis_v1, whole genome shotgun sequence, one genomic window encodes:
- the LOC122579405 gene encoding transcription factor MYB20-like → MGRRPCCDKVGLKQGPWTADEDQKLINFILTNGQCCWRAVPKLAGLLRCGKSCRLRWTNYLRPDLKRGLLSEYEETIVIDLHAQLGNRWSKIASHLPGRTDNEIKNHWNTHIKKKLKKMGIDPLTHKPISPSIPPTVAPEIQKGAIIPGLMENENKENDVIVNDTLSVESSTISEVANEEQEDDEESKRIVEVSHVVEFCTDEVPLIEPHEILLTTTTDNHILPLLSSCSSSSTSSNYDISNRNQNFMHEDLHQVLPSIDRCSSSFNSTNYNNFDAGFWDDDDDQFMNNLSMLINDHYETDMNIQNDTTYGLDITNCSRMFTTDDSWKFEQLL, encoded by the exons ATGGGAAGACGACCATGTTGTGATAAAGTAGGTTTAAAACAAGGGCCATGGACTGCTGATGAAGATCAAAAGCTCATCAACTTCATTCTCACTAATGGCCAATGTTGTTGGAGAGCTGTCCCTAAACTTGCAG GACTTTTAAGGTGTGGAAAGAGTTGTAGGTTGAGATGGACGAACTATCTTCGACCCGATTTGAAAAGAGGTTTGTTATCTGAATATGAAGAGACGATAGTTATTGATCTTCATGCTCAACTTGGCAACAG ATGGTCAAAGATCGCATCTCATCTTCCTGGCAGAACggataatgaaataaaaaatcattGGAATACCCATATCAAGAAAAAGCTCAAGAAAATGGGAATTGATCCCCTCACTCATAAACCGATTTCTCCTTCTATCCCTCCAACGGTAGCACCAGAAATCCAAAAAGGCGCAATAATTCCTGGACTAATGGAGaatgaaaacaaagaaaatgatgTGATAGTTAATGATACACTTTCAGTCGAATCAAGTACAATTAGTGAGGTAGCTAACGAGGaacaagaagatgatgaagaaagcAAAAGAATTGTGGAAGTATCCCACGTAGTTGAGTTTTGCACTGATGAAGTTCCTTTGATAGAACCTCATGAGATACTGCTTACTACCACTACTGATAATCACATTTTACCCCTTCTATCGTCTTGTTCATCATCTTCGACCTCTTCAAATTATGACATTTCAAATAGAAACCAGAATTTTATGCATGAGGATCTACATCAAGTTTTACCAAGTATTGACCGGTGCTCCTCGTCTTTTAATTCTACAAATTACAACAACTTCGATGCTGGATTCTGGGATGATGACGATGATCAATTTATGAACAACTTAAGCATGTTAATTAATGATCACTATGAAACTGACATGAATATTCAAAACGATACTACTTATGGACTAGATATCACCAACTGCTCAAGGATGTTCACTACCGATGACTCTTGGAAATTTGAACAACTTTTGTGA